Genomic window (Bacillus pumilus):
GTGCACCTGGCGAGTTTTGGCTTCCTGGAAATATTGCATGGAGCGGACAGCCTGACACTTGGAATGGATTCCAGTCTGCAACAGGAAATCCAAACCTAACTGCTGTTACAAAAGATCCAACTCAGGATACGGGCGTACTAGGGAGCCTAGTCAAAGCTTTAACATTCTTTGCTGCTGCCACTAAGCTAGAGACTGGGGACTATACAGCGCTTGGCGTAAGAGCGAAAGATGCAGCCGCACAGCTCCTTGAGGTGGCGTGGAATTACAATGATGGCGTGGGCATTGTGACAGAGGAAGACAGAGAGGACTATGACCGCTTCTTTAAAAAAGAAGTGTATTTCCCAAATGGTTGGAACGGGACATTTGGTCAAGGGAACCAGATTCCTGGATCAAGCACTACTCCTTCTGATCCGCAGCGAGGAGGTAATGGGGTCTATGCGAGTTTTGCTGATCTTCGCCCGAACATTAAACAAGATCCAGCATGGTCTTCACTCGAGAGTAAATATCAGTCTTCATTTAATGAAGCAACAGGTAAATGGGAGAATGGGGCACCGGTTTTCACCTATCACCGCTTCTGGTCCCAAGTGGATATGGCCACTGCCTATGCTGAATACCATCGTCTCATCAACTAGCAGGTTTTCGAGCTGCCGGCTTCTTTCAGCTGGCAGTTTGAATAAGAAATATAAATCCAATGAAGATAAGGGTGTTTTTACATGGTTAAAGAAAGAAGCTTTCTTCATCAATCATTAAATAAGGGCGAAAATGGGCAGGGCAATCAGGTGTGGAAAAAAGAGGCGAATGATCGAATCTCAAAGCATAGACAAAGAGACCTTCAAATAAACGTCACAAATCATGAAAACAAGCCAATAGCAGGTGTAGAGGTGGAAATTAAGCAAATTAAGCATGAATTCGCATTTGGCTCGGCAATGAATGACCAAGTGTTGTTTAATCAACAATATGCTGATTTTTTCGTGAAATATTTTAATTGGGCTGTTTTTGAAAATGAGGCAAAATGGTATGCGAATGAGCCGGAAAGAGGAAGAATCACTTACGAAAAAGCAGATGCGATGCTGAACTTTGCAGATAGACATCAACTTCCAGTGAGAGGCCACGCTTTATTTTGGGAGGTAGAAGATGCGAATCCAAGCTGGCTAAGGACATTGCCCAATCACGAAGTGTATGCAGCCATGAAAAACCGGCTTGAGCATGCGGGTCATCATTTTAAGAGGAGATTCCGTCATTGGGATGTAAACAATGAAATGATGCATGGTTCATTCTTTAAAGACCGCTTCGGGAAAAATATTTGGAAATGGATGTATGAAGAAACGAAAAAGATTGACCCTCAAGCACTATTGTTTGTGAATGACTATAATGTGATCTCATATGGTGAGCACCATGCTTATAAAGCGCATATCAATGAACTGCGACAGTTGGGCGCACCTATTGAGGCGATTGGTGTTCAAGGTCATTTTGGAGAGCGGGTCGATCCAGCCATTGTAAAAGAGAGGCTCGATGTGCTTGCTGAGCTTGGTCTGCCTATATGGGTCACAGAGTACGACTCTGTTCAACCTGACGCAAATAAAAGAGCGGATAACCTAGAGGCTTTATACCGCGTGGCATTTAGTCATCCAGCCGTAAAAGGAGTGCTGATGTGGGGATTTTGGGCAGGTGCCCATTGGAGAGGTGAGCATGCGGCCATCGTTAATTATGATTGGTCTTTAAATGAAGCAGGTCGACGTTATGAAAAGCTTCTAAAAGAGTGGACGACACAAAGAGTTGAAAAAACAGGGGCTAATGGCAAAGTGACATGTCCAGCATTTCACGGGACATATGAGATTCGAATCGGTAGCGAAAATAAAATATTAAAACAACAGACAATTGAACTTGATTCAAATGAACAAACACCACTTCGACTAGATGTGATTGTACCTGAAGGATCGGCTTGAAGAGAATTTAACTGACTTCGCATATGCCAGGATCACTCCAACAACTGAGTATCATAAAGGGCAGCACTTATTAGTGAACATGCGCACAGAATAAATGAAAAGAACGGATGACGAATGCCTGCTGAATAAGGAACTTCATTTGCATAAAAAAAATGGATATGGTATAGTTTTTATGGAAATGCTAACGATTACCGAGACAAGAGTGGGGAAACCCGCTCTTTTGTATTGAACAGGCAATTTTTGTCTCGACATTATTCATCCGTTTTCTGCTCCCCCTGCTCACATAAAGCAGGGTTTTTATGCAGAATGATTGATAAGAGCGTTTATCGAAAGCACAAGGAGGAAGAGAATGAGCAAAAAAGTAGTGGATGTCGTAAGCGAAATGGTACAGCCAATTTTAGATGGCTTACAGCTTGAACTCGTTGATGTTGAATTTGTCAAAGAGGGTCAAAACTGGTTCCTTCGCGTGTTTATTGACTCTGATAAAGGTGTCGATATCGAAGAATGTGCCAAAGTGAGCGAAGCCTTGAGCGAAAAGCTTGATGAGGCAGATCCGATTAGCCAAAACTACTTTCTTGAAGTATCCTCTCCTGGAGCGGAGCGCCCATTAAAGAAAAAAGCTGATTTTGAAAAAGCACTTGGAAAAAATGTTTTCATGAAAACATATGAACCAATTGATGGTGAAAAAGCATTTGAAGGTGAGCTTACAAGCTTTGATGGTGAGATTGCAACAGTGACAGTGAAGATCAAGACAAGAAAGAAAGAGATCAATATTCCATACGAAAAAATAGCTAACGCAAGATTAGCAGTTTCGTTCAATTAACCTTTTCATTGATATAAGGGGGAACCATAAAAATGAGTAGTGAGTTGTTAGATGCCCTGACTGTTCTTGAAAAAGAGAAGGGTATTAGTAAAGAAATTATTATTGAAGCGATAGAAGCTGCACTCATTTCTGCATATAAGCGTAACTTTAATCAAGCACAAAATGTTCGTGTTGATTTAAACCGCGAAACGGGAACAATTCGCGTATTTGCAAGAAAAGATGTTGTAGATGAAGTGTATGATTCTCGCCTTGAAATCTCTGTAGATGATGCGGCCAATATCAACCCGAATTACATGGTAGGTGACGTCGTTGAGATTGAAGTCACACCAAAAGACTTCGGGCGCATTGCAGCTCAAACAGCGAAACAAGTCGTAACGCAGCGAGTGAGAGAAGCAGAGCGAGGTGTGATCTACACTGAGTTTATCGATCGCGAAGAAGACATTATGACGGGAATCGTTCAGCGAATTGACAGTAAATTCATTTACGTGTCACTTGGCAAAATCGAAGCCCTTCTTCCGGTCAACGAACAAATGCCAAATGAGGACTACAAACCACATGACCGCATTAAAGTGTTTATTACAAAAGTAGAAAAAACAACTAAAGGACCACAAATTTATGTGTCTAGAACACATCCAGGTCTTTTAAAGCGTTTATTTGAAATTGAAGTGCCAGAAATTTATGATGGTACTGTAGAGCTTAAATCGGTTGCTCGAGAAGCTGGGGACCGTTCTAAAATATCTGTTCGTACGGATGATCCTGATGTTGATCCAGTTGGGTCTTGTGTTGGACCAAAAGGTCAGCGTGTACAAGCAATTGTCAATGAGCTAAAAGGTGAAAAGATTGACATTGTCCATTGGTCTAATGACCCTGTTGAATTTGTTGCCAATGCATTAAGTCCTTCAAAAGTACTTGATGTCATTGTCAATGAAGAAGATAAGGCGACAACTGTCATTGTCCCTGATTATCAGCTATCATTAGCGATTGGTAAAAGAGGTCAAAATGCTCGTCTTGCTGCAAAGCTGACTAGCTGGAAAATTGACATTAAAAGCGAAACAGATGCAAGGGAACTCGGTATTTTCCCAAGAACTGAAGACTCTGAATCTCTTTTCTTAGAGGCTGAACCAGTAGCTGAGGAATCTGACGAATAAGAGGTGATGTAAAAGGTGAAAAGCCGAAAAAAAATCCCGCTTAGAAAATGCGTCGTGACGGGAGAAATGAAACCAAAGAAAGAACTGATCCGTGTTGTTCGTTCTAAAGAAGGTGAAGTGTCTGTTGATGCAACCGGAAAAATGAACGGACGCGGAGCTTACCTTTCTCTCGATAAAGAAACCATTCTTGCGGCAAAGAACAAACGCAGTTTACAGCAGCAATTTCAGACACAGATTGACGAACACATATTTGAAGAATTACTAGAACTAGCTGAAAAGGTGAAAAAACCAAATGACTGAATCTGAATGGTATCCTTTGCTAGGTCTAGCAAATCGAGCTCGTAAAGTCGTGTCAGGAGAAGATCTAGTGATCAAAGAAATTAGACATGCGCGTGCTAAGCTGGTTCTTCTTGCAGCAGATGCCTCATCGAACACAGAGAAAAAGGTATCTGACAAATGCAAATTTTATAATGTTCCGGTTAGAAAAGTTGAAGACCGTTCCGTTCTCGGACGTTCTATTGGGAAAGATGCTCGCGTAGTTGTCGCTGTCACTGACCAAGGCTTCGCTAAGAAGCTTATAAGCTTGCTCGATTAATTTATTTGGGGGTGAACGAATGGCTAAAGTGAGAGTTTATGAATACGCAAAAGCCATAGATGTTTCAAGTAAAGATATTATAGCAGCGCTTAAAGATATGAACGTGGAAGTGAACAACCACATGGCGACGCTTGAAGACGACACTGTGAAAAAGCTAGACGCTATCTATAAAAAAGCCAAAGCAAAAGAGACAGCTAACGAGAAACCCGCAGAACAAAAAAAACAATCATCTAACAAAAACAATGATAGAAAGAAGAATGACGTGCAGAATAATCAATTTAATAAAAACAAAAAAAACAACAACCAAAATAAAAACAAAAATAAACGCGGTGGGAATAACAAACCGCAGCATCAGCAAGCTAGACCTGTGAAGCCTAAAAAAGAGCTTCCTGAAAAAATTGAATTTACAAATTCAATGACAGTCGGCCAGCTGGCTGAAGAGCTTGGGAAAGAATCAGCTGAAATCATCAAAAAGCTGATGATGCTTGGTGTTATGGCAACCATTAACCAAGAGCTGGATAAAGACACAGTTGAATTAATTGCTTCTGAGTATGGCGTTCCGGTAGAGGAAGTCATTATTTTAGAAGAAACTGAACTGGAAAAGTATGAAGTGGAAGATAAAGAAGAAGATATGCAAGTACGCCCTCCAGTTGTAACGATCATGGGACACGTTGACCACGGGAAAACAACGCTTCTTGACAGCATTCGTAAGACGAAAGTCGTTGAAGGCGAAGCTGGTGGAATCACGCAGCATATCGGTGCATACCAAATAGAAGAAAATAGCAAGAAAATCACGTTCCTTGATACACCTGGACACGCAGCATTCACAACAATGCGTGCACGTGGTGCCGAGGTAACGGATACGACAATCCTTGTTGTTGCAGCAGATGATGGCGTTATGCCGCAAACGGTTGAAGCCATTAACCATGCGAAAGCGGCAGAAGTGCCAATCATTGTCGCTGTCAACAAAATTGACAAACCAACAGCAAACCCTGACCGCGTGATGCAGGAATTAACTGAGCATGGTCTTGTACCAGAAGCTTGGGGCGGCGAAACGATCTTCGTTCCTCTATCTGCGAAAACAGGTGAAGGCATTGACGAATTGATTGAAATGATCCTTCTTGTCAGTGAAGTAGGAGAACTGAAAGCCAACCCAAATCGTGCGGCAAAAGGGACGGTCATCGAGGCTGAGCTTGATAAAGGAAGAGGTTCTGTTGCAACCCTTCTTGTTCAAACTGGTACACTTCATGTAGGTGATCCAATCGTCGTTGGAAACACATTTGGCCGTGTGCGTGCCATGGTTAATGACATCGGCCGCCGCGTGAAAACAGCAGGACCATCTACACCTGTTGAAATCACTGGTTTAAACGATGTACCTAATGCAGGGGATCAGTTCCTCGTATTCAAAGACGAAAAAACAGCTCGTCAAGTGGGCGAGGCCCGTGCGTCTAAACAACTTGATGAACAGCGTTCAGACAAAGCGAAATTATCTCTCGATGACCTATTTGAGCAAATCAAACAAGGTGAGGTAAAAGATATCAACTTGATCGTGAAAGCAGACGTACAAGGTTCTGCTGAAGCATTGACGGCGGCACTTCAAAAAATTGAAGTAGAAGGCGTCAAAGTGAAAATCATCCATACGGGTGTTGGAGCGATTACAGAATCCGATATCATCTTAGCAAGTGCTTCTAATGCCATCGTAATTGGATTTAACGTACGTCCTGACGGAAATGCGAAGAGCACAGCTGAAACAGAGAACGTAGATATTCGCTTACACCGCATTATCTATAAAGTCATCGATGAAATTGAAGCTGCGATGAAAGGAATGCTTGACCCTGAATATGAGGAAAAAGTGATCGGTCAAGTTGAAGTTCGTCAAACGTTCAAAGTTTCTAAAATTGGTACCATTGCTGGTGGTTATGTCACTGAAGGAACAATTACTAGAGATAGTGGTATCCGTTTAATCCGTGACGGCGTCGTTATTTTTGAAGGCGAAGTTGACGTATTAAAACGATTTAAAGATGACGTCAAAGAAGTTTCACAAGGCTATGAATGTGGTATTACCATTAAGAAATACAATGATATCCGTGAAGGTGATGTTATGGAATCATTCGTTATGCAAGAAATTGAAAGAAAATGATCGGTTATACCGAATGTGAGTGCATCATTTATGATGCATCCTCACTGAAGGAAAAACGTGCGGTTCTTCAGCGTATATTGACAAGAACGCGTCATAAATTCAATGTAACCATGGCTGAAATGAATTATCAGGATACATGGCAGCGTACATCAATTGGAATCGCCGTTATTTCCTCATCTCGGGTTCAAGTGGAAAAGGAGCTTCAGCGAGTATTAAGCTTTATTGATTCCTTTCCTGAAATTGAACGAACGATCACGAAAACTGAGTGGTTTTAATTAGAGGTGATAAGATCATGAGTATGAGAGCAACCCGTGTGGGTGAGCAAATGAAAAAAGAATTGGGCGACATCCTAGGCAGAAAGCTGAAAGATCCAAGAATTGGCTTTTTGACTGTAACGGATGTCGAAGTGTCCGGTGATTTGCAAATTGCCAAAGTCTACATTTCTGTTCTTGGTGACGAGAAGAAAAGAGAGGAAACTTTAAAAGGCCTTGCAAAGGCTAAAGGGTATATCCGCTCTGAGATTGGCAATCGAATCAGACTTCGCAAAACACCAGAACTGCACTTTGAATTCGACGAATCCGTGGATTACGGGAACCGAATTGAAAGCCTGATTGCTGAATTAAACACAAAAGACCACGAATAAGATGTTGAAATAAGGATAGGCGATGATCGTCTGTCCTTTTTCATCGTTTATGAAAGGAGAGAACGCAGATGATAAATGGTGTTCTTTTATTACATAAAGAAAGAGGAATGACCTCTCACGACTGTGTGTTTAAAGTGAGAAAGATCCTGCATACCAAAAAAGTCGGACATACAGGCACCCTCGATCCTGAGGTTTCAGGTGTTCTACCGATTTGTATCGGTAGAGCGACGAAGATTGTAGAATACTTAACAGATAAATCAAAAACGTATAATGCAGAAATGACGATTGGCTTTTCTACAACAACAGAAGATCAAACAGGCGAAATTGTTGAAGAAAAAAAGGTGCAAAAGCCAATTTCAGAAGAAGAAATCGATGCTGCGTTGAAACAGTTTGAAGGTGCGATTGAACAAATTCCTCCCATGTTTTCTGCTGTGAAAATTGGTGGGAAAAAGCTCTATGAATATGCAAGAGAGGGTATTGAAATTGAGCGGCCAAGCCGCGAAATTACGATTCACCGTATTGAGCGGACCACTCCTGTTCTATTTGAAAATGGAAAGGTGTCATTTAGATTCACTGTTCTATGCTCAAAAGGAACGTATGTCAGAACCTTAGCGGTTGATATTGGAAAGAAACTAGGGTTTCCAGCCCATATGTCACATCTTATTCGCACAGGGTCAGGTGATTTTACACTAGATGAATGTATCACTCTTGATGAGCTCCGAGATATGAGCGAAGAAGGCACAGTAGATGAGCACCTTGTTCCGATCGAACGTGCGCTCAATCATTTGCCGAAATGGGAGATAAATGATACATTAGCAAGTAAAGTGGAAAACGGTGCAGTCCTGCCATTGCCTGATGAATTTGCTCATTTTGCAGAGGAGGATCGTGTCGCTGTCTTTGCTCCTTCAGGTCGTTGTATGGCGATATATATGAAGCATCCGACCAAACAGAATCTGATGAAGCCGGCGAAGATCTTATCTCAGGACAAGCAATCTTAAAGAAAAGGTGACCATCTCGTGAAGACTATACATATTTCACACCCTCATACATTGAATCAAAACGATCAAGAACCGTCTGTTATGGCTTTAGGGTATTTTGACGGTGTTCACCTCGGACATCAAAAAGTCATTGATACAGCAAAAAATATGGCGAAAAAGGAAGGATTGGCCTTAGCGGTCATGACCTTTCATCCGCATCCATCACATGTTTTGCAAAAAGCGCGTGAACCTAAAGACTTAATTACACCACTTGAGGATAAAATTGATTTCATCAAACAGCTGGGTGCTGACTATTTATACATTGTGCAATTCAGCGAAAGCTTTGCAGCGCTATCTCCTCAAGAGTTTGTGGATCAATATTTGAATGAGCTGAATGTGAAGCACGCAGTAGCCGGTTTTGATTTTACGTTTGGGCGTTTTGGTGCAGGCACAATGGAAACGTTTGATGAGTACGCAAAAGGGCGTATTTCAGCAACCATCGTCCCTAAATTGTCCAATCAAGACCGAAAAGTGAGCTCGACTCTCATACGTTCCGCATTGAAAAATGGAGATGTTGAATATGTGAGTGAGCTTTTAGGAAAACCTTATCAGCTTCGCGGCATTGTCATTCATGGGGATAAGCGAGGACGGACGATCGGTTTTCCGACAGCCAATGTCGGTTTATCTGCTGAATACATCATTCCGCCAACAGGGGTTTATGCAGTGAGAGCAGAAGTGAAGGGCAAAGTGTATGACGGCGTTTGTAACGTTGGCTATAAACCAACATTTTATGAAAAACGTCCCGATCAGCCTGCGATTGAAGTGAACCTTTTTGATTTTAACGAAGAAATATACGGTGAACCGATTAAATTACAATGGTTCAAGCGTATTCGCAGCGAACAAAAATTTAACGGAATCCAAGAATTAACGGCTCAAATCAGTCAAGATAAAGAAGAAGCGATTCAGTTTTTTCATGATCAGCGTAACCAAACAAAAAATTCATAGAAAAACAGCTCTACCATTTGCAAATTCAGCATATTTTTAGTATGATAATTCCTGTAGCTTTAAAACCACTTACTTGGCAGGCCGACTTCACCGACGGTTGCGAGGTAGATGGGGCTAACATGATTTGGAGGTGAAACAGGATGGCTATTACTCAAGAGCGTAAAACTCAATTAATTAATGAGTTCAAAACACACGAATCTGATACTGGATCTCCAGAAGTTCAGATCGCTGTCCTAACAGAATCTATTAACAACTTGAACGAGCATTTACGTACTCATAAGAAAGATCACCACTCACGTCGCGGTCTTTTGAAAATGGTAGGTAGACGTCGTAATCTTCTTACGTATCTACGTAATAAAGACGTAACTCGTTACCGTGAGTTAATTAACAAACTAGGCTTACGTCGATAATCGTAAAAAGCGGGAGGATTCCCGCTTTTTTATCGTATAATCACTAATATTTTATGGTTAAAATGTTGAAAGAATGGCAAAAACCCTTCTACATACAGCTTTCACATTGATATGTGAAAATCATTTTGTTCATAATAAGAACTAACTAAAATTTAACGTTAAGAGAGGAGTTTATCTCAGAATGGGACAAGAAAAACAAGTCTTCACCATAGACTGGGCCGGACGTCAACTGACAGTTGAAACTGGCCAGCTTGCAAAGCAAGCAAACGGAGCGGTCCTCGTACGCTACGGAGATACGGCTGTGCTTAGCTCAGCAACAGCTTCTAAAGAGCCAAAACCACTTGATTTTTTCCCGCTCACTGTGAACTACGAAGAAAGATTATACGCAGTAGGTAAAATTCCTGGTGGCTTCATTAAAAGAGAAGGCCGTCCAAGTGAAAAAGCGATCCTTGCAAGCCGTTTAATTGATAGACCAATTCGTCCACTATTTGCAGATGGATTTAGAAACGAAGTACAAGTCATTAGTATCGTCATGAGTGTGGATCAAGATTGTTCATCTGAAATGGCTGCAATGTTTGGCTCATCTTTAGCATTATGTGTGTCTGACATTCCATTTGAGGGACCAATCGCCGGCGTTACAGTAGGACGAGTAGATGGAAAGCTGATCATCAATCCAAATGTAGAACAGCTTGAACAAAGCGACATCAACCTTGTAGTCGCTGGAACAAAAGATGCGATCAACATGGTCGAAGCTGGTGCCGATGAAGTACCAGAAGAAACAATGCTTGAAGCTATCATGTATGGTCACCAAGAGATCAAGCGTTTAATCGAATTCCAAGAGGAAATTGTGAAGGCAGTCGGTAAAGAAAAAATCGATATTCCTTTATACGAAGTAGATCAAACGTTAGCAGACGAAGTGAAAGCACTTGCTGAAACTGACCTGCTGAAAGCGATTCAAGTACATGAGAAGCATGCACGTGAGGATGCCATCAGTGCGGTGAAAAAAGCTGTAGTTGAGAAGTTTCAAGAAGAAGAGCGTGACGAAGCGACAATCAAACAAGCGAAAGATGTATTAAATAAGCTTGTCAAAAATGAAGTCCGCCGTCTGATCACTGAAGAGAAAGTCCGTCCAGATGGACGCGGTGTAGATCAAATCCGCCCACTTTCTTCAGAAGTAGGCCTTCTGCCAAGAACGCACGGTTCGGGACTATTTACAAGGGGCCAAACACAGGCGCTCAGCATTTGTACATTAGGTGCACTTGGCGATGTGCAAATCCTTGATGGTTTAGGTGTGGAAGAATCAAAACGCTTCATGCACCATTACAACTTCCCGCAATTCAGTGTTGGTGAAACAGGTCCAATGCGTGGCCCAGGACGCCGTGAAATCGGTCATGGTGCGTTAGGTGAACGTGCGCTAGAACCAGTGATTCCATCTGAAAAAGATTTCCCTTATACGGTGCGTCTTGTTTCAGAAGTATTAGAATCAAACGGGTCTACTTCACAAGCAAGTATTTGCGCAAGCACACTTGCCATGATGGATGCGGGTGTTCCAATTAAAGCACCAGTTGCAGGTATTGCAATGGGACTTGTGAAATCTGGCGAATACTACACAGTGCTGACAGACATTCAAGGAATGGAAGATGCACTTGGAGATATGGACTTTAAAGTTGCAGGGACATCTAAAGGTGTAACAGCACTTCAAATGGATATCAAAATCGATGGTCTATCAAAAGACATCTTAGAAGAAGCTCTCCAACAAGCGAAAAAAGGAAGAATGGAAATCTTAGATAGCATGCTGTCAACGATTCCTGCTTCTAGAGAAGAATTGTCTCGTTATGCACCAAAAATCTTAACGATGACAATCAATCCTGATAAAATTCGCGATGTCATTGGACCGAGCGGTAAACAAATCAATAAAATCATTGAAGATACCGGTGTGAAAATCGATATTGAACAAGATGGTACAATCTTTATTTCTTCTACTGAAGAAGACATGAACCAAAAAGCGAAGAAAATCATTGAAGATCTTGTAAGAGAAGTTGAAGTAGGACAACTTTACTTAGGTAAAGTGAAACGCATTGAAAAATTCGGTGCATTCCTTGAAATCTTCAGCGGTAAAGATGGACTTGTTCATATTTCTGAGCTTGCGCTTGAGCGTGTAGGCAAAGTAGAAGATGTCGTGAAGATTGGCGATGAATTACTTGTCAAAGTCACTGAAATCGATAAACAGGGCCGTGTGAACCTTTCTCGCAAAGCTGTTTTACGTGAAGAAAAGGAAAAAGAAGAAAAACAGTCTTAATGAGAACAAATAAATTGTGTTAGAAGCCAGGTATCCGTGCCAGGCTTCTTTCTTTTCTTGCGCCAACAATAGTTCTAGCTTGTTTCTCCCCATCATAATTTGTGGTAAAGGGGAGGGACAACCATTGAAAAAAACGTTACCATTCATTGTGTTTGTATTTTTACTGCTCGTGTCATATCAAACGATGAAGCAGCCGGTTGCTGTTACATATATTGAATCAATGAAAGAGCACGCCGAGGTTGCATCTGTATCAAAAGATATTTTATATCAAGAGATTGAATCGAAGTCTTCTGACTATGAAGTGAAGGCGCAAAATGCTAAGATTGATAAAGTGTGGAAAAAGATGCCTGGTCTAAATGGACAGACAGTCAATATCGATGCCTCTTATGAAAACATGAAGAAGCATGGGTCGTTCGATGAAAAGTTACTTGTTTTCAACGAAACAAAACCTTCTATTCATTTACATGAACTTGGTGCTGAGCCCATTTACAAGGGACATCCAGATAAAAAAATGAATGCTTTCCTCATCAACGTGGCTTGGGGTGACGAGCATCTAATGAAGATGTTAAAGACACTGGAAAAGCATCAGGTCAAGGCGACCTTTTTCTTAGAGGGCAAATGGGTGAAAAAAAGCACAGATCTTGCAAAAAAAATCGTGGCAGATG
Coding sequences:
- a CDS encoding endo-1,4-beta-xylanase, whose protein sequence is MVKERSFLHQSLNKGENGQGNQVWKKEANDRISKHRQRDLQINVTNHENKPIAGVEVEIKQIKHEFAFGSAMNDQVLFNQQYADFFVKYFNWAVFENEAKWYANEPERGRITYEKADAMLNFADRHQLPVRGHALFWEVEDANPSWLRTLPNHEVYAAMKNRLEHAGHHFKRRFRHWDVNNEMMHGSFFKDRFGKNIWKWMYEETKKIDPQALLFVNDYNVISYGEHHAYKAHINELRQLGAPIEAIGVQGHFGERVDPAIVKERLDVLAELGLPIWVTEYDSVQPDANKRADNLEALYRVAFSHPAVKGVLMWGFWAGAHWRGEHAAIVNYDWSLNEAGRRYEKLLKEWTTQRVEKTGANGKVTCPAFHGTYEIRIGSENKILKQQTIELDSNEQTPLRLDVIVPEGSA
- the rimP gene encoding ribosome maturation factor RimP, yielding MSKKVVDVVSEMVQPILDGLQLELVDVEFVKEGQNWFLRVFIDSDKGVDIEECAKVSEALSEKLDEADPISQNYFLEVSSPGAERPLKKKADFEKALGKNVFMKTYEPIDGEKAFEGELTSFDGEIATVTVKIKTRKKEINIPYEKIANARLAVSFN
- the nusA gene encoding transcription termination factor NusA, whose product is MSSELLDALTVLEKEKGISKEIIIEAIEAALISAYKRNFNQAQNVRVDLNRETGTIRVFARKDVVDEVYDSRLEISVDDAANINPNYMVGDVVEIEVTPKDFGRIAAQTAKQVVTQRVREAERGVIYTEFIDREEDIMTGIVQRIDSKFIYVSLGKIEALLPVNEQMPNEDYKPHDRIKVFITKVEKTTKGPQIYVSRTHPGLLKRLFEIEVPEIYDGTVELKSVAREAGDRSKISVRTDDPDVDPVGSCVGPKGQRVQAIVNELKGEKIDIVHWSNDPVEFVANALSPSKVLDVIVNEEDKATTVIVPDYQLSLAIGKRGQNARLAAKLTSWKIDIKSETDARELGIFPRTEDSESLFLEAEPVAEESDE
- the rnpM gene encoding RNase P modulator RnpM, translated to MKSRKKIPLRKCVVTGEMKPKKELIRVVRSKEGEVSVDATGKMNGRGAYLSLDKETILAAKNKRSLQQQFQTQIDEHIFEELLELAEKVKKPND
- a CDS encoding YlxQ family RNA-binding protein; this translates as MTESEWYPLLGLANRARKVVSGEDLVIKEIRHARAKLVLLAADASSNTEKKVSDKCKFYNVPVRKVEDRSVLGRSIGKDARVVVAVTDQGFAKKLISLLD
- the infB gene encoding translation initiation factor IF-2, which translates into the protein MAKVRVYEYAKAIDVSSKDIIAALKDMNVEVNNHMATLEDDTVKKLDAIYKKAKAKETANEKPAEQKKQSSNKNNDRKKNDVQNNQFNKNKKNNNQNKNKNKRGGNNKPQHQQARPVKPKKELPEKIEFTNSMTVGQLAEELGKESAEIIKKLMMLGVMATINQELDKDTVELIASEYGVPVEEVIILEETELEKYEVEDKEEDMQVRPPVVTIMGHVDHGKTTLLDSIRKTKVVEGEAGGITQHIGAYQIEENSKKITFLDTPGHAAFTTMRARGAEVTDTTILVVAADDGVMPQTVEAINHAKAAEVPIIVAVNKIDKPTANPDRVMQELTEHGLVPEAWGGETIFVPLSAKTGEGIDELIEMILLVSEVGELKANPNRAAKGTVIEAELDKGRGSVATLLVQTGTLHVGDPIVVGNTFGRVRAMVNDIGRRVKTAGPSTPVEITGLNDVPNAGDQFLVFKDEKTARQVGEARASKQLDEQRSDKAKLSLDDLFEQIKQGEVKDINLIVKADVQGSAEALTAALQKIEVEGVKVKIIHTGVGAITESDIILASASNAIVIGFNVRPDGNAKSTAETENVDIRLHRIIYKVIDEIEAAMKGMLDPEYEEKVIGQVEVRQTFKVSKIGTIAGGYVTEGTITRDSGIRLIRDGVVIFEGEVDVLKRFKDDVKEVSQGYECGITIKKYNDIREGDVMESFVMQEIERK
- a CDS encoding DUF503 domain-containing protein, with amino-acid sequence MIGYTECECIIYDASSLKEKRAVLQRILTRTRHKFNVTMAEMNYQDTWQRTSIGIAVISSSRVQVEKELQRVLSFIDSFPEIERTITKTEWF
- the rbfA gene encoding 30S ribosome-binding factor RbfA — protein: MSMRATRVGEQMKKELGDILGRKLKDPRIGFLTVTDVEVSGDLQIAKVYISVLGDEKKREETLKGLAKAKGYIRSEIGNRIRLRKTPELHFEFDESVDYGNRIESLIAELNTKDHE
- the truB gene encoding tRNA pseudouridine(55) synthase TruB, coding for MINGVLLLHKERGMTSHDCVFKVRKILHTKKVGHTGTLDPEVSGVLPICIGRATKIVEYLTDKSKTYNAEMTIGFSTTTEDQTGEIVEEKKVQKPISEEEIDAALKQFEGAIEQIPPMFSAVKIGGKKLYEYAREGIEIERPSREITIHRIERTTPVLFENGKVSFRFTVLCSKGTYVRTLAVDIGKKLGFPAHMSHLIRTGSGDFTLDECITLDELRDMSEEGTVDEHLVPIERALNHLPKWEINDTLASKVENGAVLPLPDEFAHFAEEDRVAVFAPSGRCMAIYMKHPTKQNLMKPAKILSQDKQS
- the ribF gene encoding bifunctional riboflavin kinase/FAD synthetase; this encodes MKTIHISHPHTLNQNDQEPSVMALGYFDGVHLGHQKVIDTAKNMAKKEGLALAVMTFHPHPSHVLQKAREPKDLITPLEDKIDFIKQLGADYLYIVQFSESFAALSPQEFVDQYLNELNVKHAVAGFDFTFGRFGAGTMETFDEYAKGRISATIVPKLSNQDRKVSSTLIRSALKNGDVEYVSELLGKPYQLRGIVIHGDKRGRTIGFPTANVGLSAEYIIPPTGVYAVRAEVKGKVYDGVCNVGYKPTFYEKRPDQPAIEVNLFDFNEEIYGEPIKLQWFKRIRSEQKFNGIQELTAQISQDKEEAIQFFHDQRNQTKNS